Proteins encoded in a region of the Candidozyma auris chromosome 7, complete sequence genome:
- the MES1 gene encoding methionine--tRNA ligase MES1, with protein MSLVVAADKGKGFLAQANNVKVAVALALATPNVEISRSDDSSLQLKEVKSAFELVEPNAIVKYITGDFSNGVNISTEETDVYQALKSGKKELAVEALKKLETPQDTKESSANIIVFGAVYPFLTDIQETSIGKWAAEFSKNPKVAEGIAKAKTVTKTERTVASATGATRVKTGYLVKEQGDNIQPKENERNILITSALPYVNNVPHLGNVVGSVLSADIYARYAKNRNYNALFICGTDEYGTATETKALEEKITPQQLCDKYHKLHKEVYDWFDIEFDHFGRTTTPLQTEIAQDIFMKLHKNGYLEEQTTEQLFCPVHKAFLADRFVEGTCPKCGYEDARGDQCDKCGGLLNPLELINPRCKLDNATPVVKESTHIYLKLNELEPELKKWVEEASEKGSWSKNSKTITNSWLKQGLEPRCITRDLFWGTPVPLENYENKVLYVWFDACIGYVSITANYFKDKSEPKAWEKWWKNPENVQLYQFMGKDNVPFHTVVFPSSEIGTKEKWTMLHHLNTTEYLQYEDGKFSKSRGVGVFGNNAKDTGISPSVWRYYLASVRPESSDSHFSWKEFVTKNNSELLANLGNFVNRLVKFAIAKYNGVVPEFDPRNIPNYKAFEDDVNTLLAQYIEAMEAVSIRRGLELAMSISSRGNQFLQENKLDNSLFNDSPEVADAVVGVGLNLIYLVSAVISPFMPETRNQISETLAAPPLSITDKFELVLEPGHNIGKAQYLFKRIDEKKIDEWKALYGGKQQK; from the coding sequence ATGTCCTTAGTAGTCGCTGCTGACAAAGGCAAAGGCTTTCTTGCACAGGCCAACAACGTAAAAGTTGCAGTGGCGTTGGCACTTGCTACTCCAAACGTCGAAATCTCCAGGTCAGATGACTCATCTCTCCAGCTCAAAGAGGTGAAGTCTGCATTTGAGCTTGTAGAGCCAAATGCTATAGTTAAGTATATCACTGGAGATTTCAGCAATGGTGTTAATATCCTGACTGAGGAGACGGACGTTTACCAGGCGTTGAAATCTGGGAAGAAAGAACTAGCTGTGGAagcgttgaagaagttaGAGACGCCACAGGATACGAAAGAGCTGAGCGCTAATATAATCGTCTTTGGTGCTGTGTACCCTTTCTTGACGGATATTCAAGAAACTAGTATTGGTAAGTGGGCTGCTGAGTTCTCCAAAAATCCCAAGGTAGCTGAAGGTATTGCCAAAGCTAAGACTGTTACCAAGACTGAGAGAACCGTTGCATCTGCCACGGGCGCTACTCGTGTCAAGACAGGATACTTGGTGAAGGAGCAAGGCGACAACATCCAGCCTAaggaaaatgaaagaaaCATCTTGATCACGTCGGCGTTGCCTTACGTGAACAACGTTCCTCACTTGGGTAACGTTGTCGGCTCGGTGCTTTCCGCAGACATCTACGCCCGTTACGCGAAGAACAGAAACTACAACGCTCTTTTCATTTGCGGTACCGACGAATACGGTACTGCTACGGAAACGAAGgctttggaggagaagattaCGCCCCAGCAGCTCTGTGACAAGTACCATAAATTGCATAAAGAGGTTTACGACTGGTTCGACATAGAGTTTGACCATTTCGGCCGTACTACTACCCCATTACAGACCGAAATTGCTCAGGACATATTCATGAAATTGCACAAAAATGGTTACTTGGAGGAACAAACCACGGAGCAGTTGTTCTGTCCAGTGCACAAGGCTTTCTTGGCTGACAGATTCGTTGAGGGAACCTGTCCAAAGTGTGGTTACGAGGATGCTCGTGGCGACCAGTGTGACAAGTGTGGCGGTTTGTTGAACCCCTTGGAGTTGATCAACCCCAGATGTAAACTTGATAATGCCACTCCTGTGGTGAAGGAGTCTACACATATTTACTTGAAGCTAAACGAGCTAGAACCCGAACTCAAAAAGTGGGTGGAGGAAGCCTCTGAAAAGGGCTCCTGGTCCAAGAATTCTAAGaccatcaccaactccTGGTTGAAGCAGGGTTTGGAGCCTAGATGTATCACCCGTGACTTATTCTGGGGAACACCTGTGCCTTTAGAGAATTACGAAAACAAGGTTTTGTACGTGTGGTTTGATGCATGTATCGGATACGTTTCTATCACTGCCAACTACTTCAAAGACAAATCGGAACCAAAAGCTTGGGAGAAATGGTGGAAGAACCCTGAAAACGTCCAATTGTACCAGTTCATGGGTAAAGACAACGTTCCCTTTCACACGGTTGTTTTCCCATCTTCGGAAATCGGCACCAAGGAGAAGTGGACCATGTTGCACCATTTGAACACCACAGAATACTTGCAATACGAGGATGGTAAATTCTCCAAGTCTCGTGGTGTCGGAGTTTTTGGTAACAATGCCAAAGACACTGGAATTTCTCCGTCCGTATGGAGATACTACTTGGCGTCTGTTCGTCCAGAAAGCTCGGACTCTCACTTCTCGTGGAAGGAATTCGTCACTAAGAACAActctgagcttttggccaacttggGTAATTTTGTCAACAGATTGGTGAAGTTTGCCATTGCCAAATACAACGGTGTTGTTCCTGAGTTCGACCCAAGAAACATTCCAAACTACAAggcttttgaagatgatgtcAACACGTTATTGGCTCAGTACATTGAGGCCATGGAAGCCGTGAGCATAAGAAGAGGTTTAGAGTTGGCCATGTCTATTTCCTCCAGAGGTAACCAGTTCTTGCAAGAGAACAAGTTGGACAACTCGCTCTTCAACGATTCGCCCGAAGTTGCCGAtgctgttgttggtgttggctTGAACTTGATCTACTTGGTTTCTGCTGTCATCAGTCCATTCATGCCAGAAACCAGAAACCAGATTTCCGAGACCTTGGCTGCCCCACCATTGTCGATCACAGATAAGTTCGAACTTGTGTTGGAGCCAGGCCACAACATCGGCAAGGCCCAatacttgttcaagagaatcgacgaaaagaaaatagaCGAGTGGAAGGCCTTGTACGGCGGAAAACAGCAGAAGTAA